The following are encoded in a window of Mycobacteroides chelonae CCUG 47445 genomic DNA:
- a CDS encoding alpha/beta fold hydrolase translates to MTPTLKTHRYGPDEPARLVALHGLTGHGKRWAPLLDEHLPDVPTLTVDLLGHGRSPAPAPWSLEAHADAVAAVLDETQSGPVVVVAHSFGGATALHLAARRPDLVKSLVLLDPAIGLDGDWMRQIAEQMVAYPDYTDRAEAKSDKITGAWSDVPDHVIEAELDEHLIELPNGRWGWRMNLPAVVTAWSELARDITLPDKIIRVSLLRATRTSPPYVTSGLLDALAAKLGDRFELIDVDCDHMVSQSRPTETAAAIRSHLE, encoded by the coding sequence GTGACACCGACGCTGAAGACCCACCGGTACGGCCCCGATGAACCCGCGCGTCTCGTGGCGTTGCACGGCCTCACCGGGCACGGCAAGCGCTGGGCGCCGCTTCTCGACGAGCACCTCCCCGATGTGCCCACCCTGACAGTGGACCTACTGGGCCACGGGCGCTCCCCCGCGCCCGCGCCATGGTCGCTGGAAGCGCATGCCGATGCGGTTGCCGCCGTGCTCGACGAAACGCAATCAGGGCCCGTCGTGGTGGTGGCGCACTCGTTCGGCGGCGCCACCGCGTTGCATCTGGCCGCCCGCAGACCCGACCTCGTGAAGTCGCTCGTGCTGCTGGACCCGGCGATCGGACTGGACGGTGACTGGATGCGTCAGATCGCCGAGCAGATGGTGGCCTATCCGGATTACACCGACCGCGCCGAGGCAAAATCGGACAAGATCACGGGAGCGTGGTCGGACGTGCCGGACCATGTCATCGAGGCAGAACTGGATGAACACCTGATCGAATTGCCGAACGGCCGGTGGGGCTGGCGCATGAACCTGCCCGCCGTGGTTACCGCATGGAGCGAGCTGGCACGCGATATCACTTTGCCGGACAAGATCATTCGCGTTAGCCTATTGCGAGCTACCCGCACCTCACCGCCCTATGTCACCAGCGGACTGCTGGACGCTCTTGCCGCCAAGCTTGGTGACCGGTTCGAGCTGATAGATGTCGACTGCGACCATATGGTGTCGCAATCACGACCTACCGAAACCGCCGCCGCGATACGGTCACACCTGGAGTAA
- a CDS encoding uroporphyrinogen-III synthase, with protein MPRNEQERRLDGFTIGVTAARRSEELIALLERRGAAVVYAAAIRIIPLADDAELREATELVIANPPDVTVATTGIGFRGWIEAADEWGVAEGLKSALESGRLVARGPKATGAIRQAGLREEWSPASESSAEVLDRLLEEGVEGRRIAVQLHGAATEWEPIADLCEALTIAGAQVIRVPVYRWEPPEDQRPMDRMISMAINAELDGISFTSAPAVASMLGRAKATGRLDELLSALRGRVAPLCVGPVTAAPLEVLGVQTTQPERARLGALARHVADELTRRAPRFHAGGHVVSVRSCGIAVDGETRQISPAGMALMKRLMVRPGQVVSREDLLGVLPGGGDDTHAVETAMTRLRSALGAPKVIQTVVKRGYRLAIDPTMIGECRG; from the coding sequence TTGCCGCGTAACGAACAAGAGCGTCGGCTCGACGGGTTCACCATCGGTGTCACTGCTGCGCGCCGGTCGGAGGAATTGATCGCACTCCTGGAACGCCGGGGTGCTGCCGTCGTGTACGCCGCGGCCATCCGGATCATCCCGCTCGCGGATGACGCGGAGTTGCGAGAGGCCACTGAACTCGTCATCGCCAACCCGCCCGACGTCACGGTGGCCACCACCGGAATCGGGTTCCGTGGCTGGATCGAAGCCGCCGATGAATGGGGTGTGGCTGAAGGTCTCAAGTCGGCGTTGGAGTCTGGGCGTTTGGTCGCCCGCGGGCCCAAAGCCACTGGGGCGATTCGCCAAGCGGGGCTGCGAGAAGAGTGGTCACCCGCGTCCGAGTCGTCAGCGGAGGTGCTGGATCGGCTCCTGGAAGAGGGTGTCGAGGGTCGGCGCATCGCCGTGCAGCTGCATGGTGCCGCCACCGAGTGGGAGCCCATCGCCGATCTCTGTGAAGCGCTGACAATCGCTGGTGCCCAGGTGATTCGGGTGCCGGTATACCGTTGGGAACCACCGGAGGACCAGCGGCCGATGGACCGCATGATCTCCATGGCCATCAATGCCGAGTTGGACGGGATCAGTTTCACAAGTGCCCCCGCGGTGGCATCAATGCTTGGTCGCGCCAAGGCAACCGGGCGATTGGATGAGCTGCTGTCCGCGCTGCGGGGCAGAGTGGCGCCGCTGTGTGTCGGCCCGGTGACCGCGGCGCCGCTGGAAGTGCTGGGTGTGCAGACAACGCAACCCGAAAGAGCGCGGCTGGGCGCGTTGGCTCGGCACGTTGCCGACGAATTGACCAGGCGTGCACCCCGTTTCCATGCTGGCGGGCATGTTGTCAGTGTGCGCAGCTGCGGGATTGCGGTTGACGGCGAGACGCGTCAGATCTCTCCGGCGGGAATGGCGTTGATGAAACGGCTGATGGTGCGTCCCGGTCAGGTGGTGTCTCGCGAAGATCTGTTGGGTGTCCTGCCCGGCGGCGGAGACGACACCCATGCGGTTGAGACGGCGATGACGCGTCTGCGGTCTGCGCTCGGTGCGCCGAAAGTGATTCAAACAGTGGTCAAGCGGGGTTACCGGCTGGCGATCGATCCGACCATGATTGGGGAATGCCGTGGATGA
- a CDS encoding sirohydrochlorin chelatase, which yields MDEFVLVAHGTRSAAGVENIAALAEAVSLRIGAVRTAFVDVLGPTPSEVLSTIEGPAVLVPAFLASGYHVHQDIPQHVELSGHPSVTVTQTLGPDPVLARVMVERLREAGWRHGDAVVLAAAGSSDPRARHEVHTAASMLSHHTGPVRVGYVATGEPRVPDMVAAARATGRRVFIASYLLAQGLFQERLAACGADGVAQPLGVHPEIVNLLVGRFASATAVPGALEAVADVA from the coding sequence GTGGATGAGTTCGTATTGGTCGCACATGGAACGCGTTCGGCCGCCGGCGTGGAGAACATCGCGGCGCTCGCCGAGGCGGTGTCACTACGCATAGGTGCGGTGCGCACCGCATTCGTCGATGTGCTGGGTCCTACCCCGTCAGAGGTGCTGTCGACGATCGAAGGTCCCGCGGTCTTGGTTCCGGCCTTTCTTGCATCGGGATACCATGTGCACCAAGATATTCCGCAGCATGTTGAGCTGAGTGGACATCCCAGCGTCACGGTGACCCAAACGTTGGGGCCCGATCCGGTGCTGGCCAGGGTGATGGTCGAGCGGCTGCGCGAGGCCGGGTGGCGTCATGGCGATGCGGTGGTGCTGGCGGCGGCGGGGTCTTCCGACCCCCGGGCTCGTCATGAGGTGCACACCGCGGCGAGCATGCTGTCGCACCACACTGGGCCCGTCAGGGTGGGCTATGTCGCCACGGGTGAGCCGCGGGTGCCCGACATGGTCGCAGCAGCGCGCGCGACCGGTCGACGCGTCTTCATCGCGTCGTATCTGTTGGCGCAAGGTCTGTTTCAGGAGCGCCTGGCTGCGTGCGGAGCCGATGGTGTCGCACAACCGTTGGGTGTGCATCCCGAGATTGTGAATCTCCTGGTGGGCCGGTTCGCCTCGGCAACTGCGGTGCCGGGTGCGCTAGAAGCCGTGGCGGACGTCGCGTAG
- a CDS encoding MGMT family protein, with product MAAVTEEQVELVRSLVASIPAGRVSTYGDVADAAGLSSARIVGWIMRTDSADLPWHRVIGASGRPAPHIRTRQLELLRAEGVLAVDGRIALRDVRHGF from the coding sequence ATGGCGGCTGTCACCGAAGAACAAGTAGAGCTGGTGCGCTCGCTGGTCGCATCGATACCGGCCGGTCGGGTGTCCACGTACGGCGATGTCGCCGACGCGGCAGGCCTTTCCAGCGCACGGATCGTCGGATGGATCATGCGAACTGACTCGGCCGACCTGCCCTGGCATCGTGTCATCGGCGCAAGCGGTCGCCCCGCACCTCATATCCGCACCCGACAGCTCGAGCTGTTGAGGGCCGAGGGTGTGCTGGCGGTGGACGGACGAATCGCGCTACGCGACGTCCGCCACGGCTTCTAG
- the nirD gene encoding nitrite reductase small subunit NirD, whose amino-acid sequence MWSTVCAVDSLTPGRGAAVLLPDDVQAALFLLSNGELYAVGNIDPYGHAAVMSRGLTGDRGGEPTVASPLLKQVFSLIDGRCLDDASRRLPVFEVRVINGNVEIGMLRSRHRNAVAA is encoded by the coding sequence GTGTGGTCGACGGTCTGTGCGGTGGACTCGCTCACCCCTGGCCGGGGTGCTGCGGTACTCCTTCCGGATGATGTGCAGGCTGCACTGTTTCTGCTGTCCAATGGAGAGCTGTACGCGGTCGGTAACATCGATCCATACGGTCATGCCGCCGTCATGTCGCGCGGTTTGACCGGTGACCGTGGCGGCGAGCCGACGGTGGCTTCGCCGCTGCTCAAGCAGGTCTTCTCGCTAATAGACGGGCGTTGCCTCGATGATGCGTCGCGCCGGTTGCCAGTCTTCGAGGTGCGGGTGATCAATGGAAACGTCGAAATCGGAATGCTCAGGAGCCGACACCGGAACGCGGTTGCCGCGTAA
- the nirB gene encoding nitrite reductase large subunit NirB has product MNKKVVVIGHGMVGHRFVQVLRERDATDQWQVTVLGEESDAAYDRVALSSYIESWDRDSLALTGNSYADDPMVTLHLGDRVVGIDRAGQTVTTEAGTVLDYDALVMATGSYPFVPPVPGGDADGCFVYRTMDDLDAIKAVADKSPGAAGVVIGGGLLGLEAANALRLMGLAPHVVELNPRLMHLQVDEGGGALLTRLVTELGLTVHTSVSTAAIEKAEDGTLSVQLSDGSTIDASVLVFSAGIRPRDELARECGLELAERGGIFTDVGCQTSDLHIYAIGEVAAIEGRCYGLVAPGYTTAEIVADRLLGGTSEFPGADLSTKLKLLGVDVASFGDAHGASDGALEVVFNDATKGTYAKLVVSDDARTLLGGILVGDASAYGTLRPMLGRELPADPAALIAPSGAEIGVGALPDDAQICSCNAVTKGAICSAICEGATDVPALKAATCAGTSCGSCIPMLKQILAAQGVEQSKALCEHFAQSRAELFQVVQVTGIRTFSELIAKHGTGTGCDICKPTVASILASTSSDHILEGEQAALQDTNDHFLANMQKNGTYSVVPRLPGGEVTPEKLIVIGEVAKEFGLYTKITGGQRIDLFGARVEQLPLIWKRLIDAGMESGQAYGKSLRTVKSCVGSTWCRYGVQDSVGMAVELELRYRGLRSPHKLKMGVSGCARECAEARGKDVGVIATENGWNLYVGGNGGATPAHAKLLAGDLDSETLIKYIDRYLMFYIRTADRLQRTAPWQEAIEGGLDHIRAVVCEDSLGIADDLEAAMARHVEGYSDEWAAVLADEDKLRRFVSFVNAPEELDSTIAFDDSGPRKIPVLLGTPGFRSATESAT; this is encoded by the coding sequence ATGAACAAGAAAGTCGTCGTCATCGGCCATGGAATGGTTGGCCACCGATTTGTCCAGGTGCTTCGCGAGCGTGACGCCACCGATCAGTGGCAGGTCACCGTCCTCGGCGAGGAATCCGACGCCGCGTACGACCGCGTGGCATTGTCCTCGTACATCGAGAGCTGGGACCGGGACTCGCTGGCGCTCACCGGAAACAGCTACGCCGATGACCCCATGGTGACTCTTCATCTCGGCGACCGGGTGGTCGGCATCGACCGGGCCGGGCAGACGGTCACCACCGAAGCCGGCACCGTCCTGGATTACGACGCGCTGGTGATGGCCACCGGTTCATACCCGTTTGTGCCCCCGGTGCCCGGTGGCGACGCCGACGGCTGCTTCGTCTACCGCACCATGGATGATCTGGATGCCATCAAGGCCGTCGCCGACAAGTCGCCGGGTGCTGCGGGTGTCGTCATCGGCGGTGGGCTGCTCGGCTTGGAGGCCGCGAATGCGTTGCGCCTCATGGGGTTGGCCCCGCACGTCGTGGAGCTCAATCCCCGCCTCATGCACCTGCAGGTCGATGAGGGTGGCGGTGCCCTGCTGACCCGGCTGGTCACCGAGCTCGGGCTCACGGTGCACACCAGTGTGTCCACGGCGGCCATCGAGAAGGCAGAAGACGGAACGCTGTCCGTACAGCTGTCGGACGGATCCACGATCGACGCCTCGGTGCTGGTGTTCTCGGCGGGCATCCGGCCGCGTGATGAGCTGGCCCGGGAATGTGGGCTCGAGTTGGCCGAACGCGGAGGCATCTTCACCGATGTCGGCTGCCAGACAAGCGATCTGCACATCTATGCGATCGGTGAAGTAGCCGCCATCGAGGGGCGCTGCTATGGGCTCGTCGCGCCCGGGTACACCACCGCCGAGATTGTCGCGGACCGGCTGCTCGGCGGCACTTCCGAGTTTCCGGGCGCCGATCTGTCCACCAAGCTCAAGTTGCTCGGAGTGGACGTCGCCAGCTTCGGTGATGCCCACGGTGCCTCCGACGGCGCCCTGGAGGTCGTCTTCAATGACGCCACCAAGGGCACCTATGCCAAGCTCGTGGTCTCCGATGATGCGCGAACCCTGTTGGGCGGCATCCTCGTCGGTGACGCCAGCGCCTACGGCACCCTGCGGCCCATGCTGGGCCGGGAGCTGCCGGCAGACCCGGCCGCACTGATCGCGCCCTCGGGTGCAGAGATCGGCGTCGGCGCACTGCCCGATGATGCACAGATCTGCTCGTGCAACGCGGTGACCAAGGGCGCGATCTGCAGCGCCATCTGTGAGGGCGCCACCGATGTGCCCGCCCTCAAGGCGGCCACTTGTGCCGGAACATCCTGCGGTAGCTGCATTCCCATGCTCAAGCAGATCCTGGCCGCTCAGGGTGTCGAGCAGTCCAAGGCGCTGTGCGAGCACTTCGCACAGTCGCGCGCCGAGCTTTTCCAAGTGGTGCAGGTGACGGGGATCCGGACCTTCTCGGAGCTGATCGCCAAGCACGGCACCGGAACCGGCTGCGACATCTGCAAGCCCACGGTCGCGTCCATCTTGGCCTCCACGTCCAGCGACCACATCCTGGAAGGGGAGCAGGCCGCGCTGCAGGACACCAACGACCACTTCCTGGCCAACATGCAGAAGAACGGCACCTATTCGGTGGTGCCGCGTCTGCCGGGCGGCGAAGTGACTCCGGAGAAGCTCATCGTCATCGGCGAAGTGGCCAAGGAATTCGGGCTGTACACCAAGATCACCGGTGGTCAGCGCATCGATCTGTTCGGTGCTCGCGTCGAGCAGCTCCCGCTGATCTGGAAGCGGCTCATCGACGCCGGCATGGAATCCGGGCAGGCTTACGGCAAGTCCCTGCGCACCGTGAAGAGTTGCGTGGGTTCGACGTGGTGCCGGTACGGGGTTCAGGATTCGGTGGGCATGGCCGTCGAACTCGAATTGCGTTACCGCGGTCTGCGTTCCCCGCACAAGCTCAAGATGGGCGTGTCCGGATGTGCCCGCGAATGCGCCGAGGCCCGGGGCAAGGACGTCGGCGTCATTGCCACCGAGAACGGCTGGAACCTCTATGTCGGAGGTAACGGTGGCGCCACCCCGGCGCACGCCAAACTGCTGGCCGGAGATCTGGATTCGGAGACGCTGATCAAATACATCGACCGTTATCTGATGTTCTACATTCGCACCGCGGATCGGCTGCAGCGCACGGCGCCGTGGCAGGAGGCGATCGAGGGTGGCCTCGATCACATCCGGGCAGTGGTGTGCGAGGACTCGCTGGGTATCGCCGATGACCTGGAAGCCGCAATGGCCCGCCACGTTGAGGGCTATTCCGATGAATGGGCGGCCGTCTTGGCCGATGAGGACAAGCTGCGCCGATTCGTGTCGTTCGTGAATGCGCCCGAAGAGCTCGACTCCACCATCGCATTCGACGACAGCGGTCCGCGGAAGATTCCGGTGCTCTTGGGCACTCCGGGATTCAGGTCCGCCACCGAGTCCGCAACGTAG
- a CDS encoding ATP-dependent helicase encodes MPTPTTSSRSWDGAAADLLNPARQGRFVVVGGSGTGKTSLLVDIVAARTAAGASPESILVLTGSTRASVELRSRISAAVFERRGTIAIREPMVRTVHSYAFAMLAAHAARQGNPPPRLITAAEQDSIVRDLLCGNAEDNGGLWPASLRPALTTAGFATGVRDLMARCTERGVDARDLRALGRRHNRPEWVAVADLARQYEEVMLLRSSVGMAAPQATVPALGAAELVGSALEAFAVEPGILAAERDRIGLLLVDDSQHLDPQAALLVRLLAGGASLSVFTGDPNQTVFGFRGADAQLLQTGADDGATTIELHSSYRCAAPVAELANTVASRLPGSSPARVIDGAESASGAAVRLAAVPTETAEASLVVDLLRRSHLIDGVPWSQMAVIVRSVPRSGAALRRALQSAGVPVHAESYDGPVAAVPAVHALLLAVSCAQGSLNDEDAVTLVTGPIGRVDPVALRRLRRQLLRAEEAAGGDGNSAALLRSVLVDAEDTRLSALTDIQAAPLRRVRAVIAAVREAITSDAGVLDVLWAAWIRSGLQRRWDGLSQRGGPLGAQADRDLDAVSALFDLASEHVARTPGIGVTGLIDHIRSLALAGQRATGEPDAVSIVSAHAAVDRQWDVVAIPGVQEGLWPNTAPRGGVLRTQELMDVLAGIDHAAYVDGAAVALAEERRLLLLAVGRAARRVLVTAVDNENADVGGGSAMASRFLTELMVAHPQWVMPERRAGVPESRTLTTANLVGELRAVVTASAGTVSDARRRAAARQLARLAEAGVSGADPGSWYGLADVSSEDPLWHAEDGPVRLSPSNVETLMACPLRWLLERHGGTDLTDPRRALGTLVHALVGEYPADTEAMYRELDKAWESMPFESQWYARNELRRHHELLEAFSAWRMATRGELTEVGREIGVDGVLTHADHPQVRLVGRIDRLERDAEGRAVVVDIKTGKSPATKDDAQQHAQLATYQVAAAEGLIAGQPAGEPGGGRLVYVAKPNLDDGATQRHQDPLTPAAQQTWRDTIHTAAANTKGPLFIARVNDGCGHCPLRACCPVQADGQAVCQS; translated from the coding sequence ATGCCGACGCCGACCACCTCCTCCCGATCGTGGGACGGTGCGGCGGCAGATCTGCTGAACCCGGCCCGGCAAGGCCGGTTCGTGGTGGTCGGCGGTAGCGGAACCGGCAAGACGAGCCTGCTGGTAGATATCGTGGCGGCGCGGACCGCCGCGGGTGCGAGCCCAGAGTCCATTCTTGTGCTCACCGGTTCCACCCGGGCCAGCGTCGAGCTGCGCAGTCGGATCTCCGCGGCGGTGTTCGAGCGCCGCGGAACCATCGCCATCCGTGAACCGATGGTTCGCACCGTGCACTCGTATGCCTTCGCCATGCTTGCCGCCCATGCCGCCCGTCAGGGCAATCCGCCGCCGCGTTTGATCACCGCTGCCGAACAGGACAGCATTGTGCGGGACTTGTTGTGCGGCAACGCTGAAGACAATGGCGGGTTGTGGCCTGCCTCGCTACGGCCCGCATTGACGACTGCCGGGTTCGCGACCGGTGTTCGAGATCTCATGGCGCGGTGCACCGAGCGCGGTGTGGACGCCAGAGACCTTCGCGCTCTCGGGCGGCGGCACAACCGCCCGGAGTGGGTCGCGGTTGCCGACCTTGCACGGCAGTATGAGGAGGTCATGCTGCTGCGGTCCTCGGTGGGGATGGCGGCTCCACAGGCCACGGTGCCCGCGCTCGGCGCCGCCGAGTTGGTGGGATCGGCGCTGGAAGCCTTCGCTGTCGAGCCGGGAATCCTTGCCGCCGAACGTGATCGGATCGGCCTTCTTCTCGTGGACGATTCCCAGCATCTTGATCCGCAGGCGGCGCTGTTGGTGCGACTGTTGGCGGGGGGCGCCTCGCTGTCGGTATTCACCGGTGACCCCAATCAAACAGTGTTCGGATTCCGCGGCGCCGACGCCCAGCTGTTGCAGACCGGCGCCGACGACGGGGCCACGACCATCGAACTTCACAGTTCGTATCGCTGCGCGGCGCCGGTCGCCGAACTTGCGAACACGGTGGCGAGTCGGCTGCCCGGAAGCTCGCCTGCCCGCGTGATCGACGGGGCGGAGAGCGCTTCGGGGGCTGCCGTACGTCTTGCCGCCGTGCCCACCGAAACCGCGGAGGCATCGCTGGTTGTCGACCTGCTGCGGCGCTCCCACTTGATCGATGGGGTGCCGTGGTCTCAGATGGCGGTCATCGTCAGGTCGGTGCCGCGCAGTGGCGCGGCACTGCGCCGCGCTCTGCAGTCGGCCGGTGTCCCGGTGCACGCGGAGTCCTACGACGGTCCGGTAGCCGCTGTTCCGGCCGTACATGCGTTGCTGCTGGCGGTGTCCTGCGCGCAGGGCAGTCTGAACGACGAGGACGCGGTGACATTGGTGACCGGTCCGATCGGGCGGGTGGATCCGGTAGCGCTCAGGCGGTTACGTCGCCAACTGTTGCGGGCCGAGGAAGCCGCGGGCGGGGATGGAAACAGCGCTGCGCTGTTGCGTTCGGTTCTGGTCGATGCCGAAGACACGCGCCTCAGCGCGCTCACCGACATCCAGGCCGCACCACTGCGGCGCGTGCGTGCGGTGATCGCCGCTGTGCGCGAGGCCATCACGTCCGATGCGGGCGTCCTCGATGTGCTGTGGGCGGCGTGGATTCGATCGGGTCTGCAACGCCGTTGGGACGGGTTGTCGCAACGCGGAGGTCCGCTGGGCGCGCAAGCAGACCGGGACCTCGATGCGGTGTCCGCACTGTTCGACCTGGCATCCGAACATGTGGCGCGCACACCAGGCATCGGAGTGACGGGATTGATCGACCACATCCGTTCGTTGGCGCTTGCGGGTCAGCGCGCGACGGGCGAGCCTGATGCGGTCTCCATCGTCAGTGCGCACGCTGCCGTGGATCGGCAGTGGGATGTGGTCGCGATCCCCGGTGTGCAAGAGGGGCTGTGGCCGAACACCGCACCACGGGGCGGGGTGCTGCGCACCCAGGAACTGATGGATGTGCTGGCGGGCATTGATCACGCCGCGTATGTCGACGGGGCGGCGGTGGCACTCGCTGAGGAACGCCGGCTGCTGCTGCTGGCCGTGGGCAGGGCGGCTCGCCGGGTTCTCGTCACGGCCGTCGACAACGAGAATGCCGATGTGGGCGGCGGTTCCGCGATGGCCTCCCGTTTTCTCACCGAGCTTATGGTCGCGCATCCGCAATGGGTGATGCCGGAACGTCGCGCGGGAGTGCCGGAGTCCCGGACCTTGACCACCGCTAATCTCGTCGGCGAACTGCGGGCCGTCGTCACCGCATCTGCTGGCACCGTGAGCGATGCCCGTCGTCGCGCGGCGGCGCGTCAGCTGGCTCGCCTCGCGGAGGCCGGTGTTTCCGGCGCAGACCCCGGGTCTTGGTACGGGCTCGCCGATGTCAGTAGCGAGGATCCCCTGTGGCATGCCGAGGACGGCCCGGTCCGCTTGTCACCGTCCAACGTCGAGACGCTGATGGCCTGCCCGCTGCGCTGGCTGCTGGAACGGCATGGCGGCACCGATCTGACCGATCCGCGCCGGGCGCTCGGAACATTGGTGCACGCGCTTGTCGGTGAGTATCCCGCGGATACCGAGGCCATGTACCGCGAGCTCGACAAGGCTTGGGAGTCAATGCCGTTCGAGTCGCAGTGGTACGCGCGTAACGAGCTGCGCCGGCATCATGAACTACTGGAGGCCTTCTCCGCGTGGCGTATGGCAACGCGCGGTGAACTCACCGAAGTCGGTCGAGAGATAGGCGTCGACGGAGTGCTCACGCACGCCGACCATCCGCAGGTGCGGCTGGTCGGTCGCATCGACCGGTTGGAACGTGACGCCGAGGGACGTGCCGTCGTCGTCGATATCAAGACCGGCAAGAGCCCCGCCACCAAGGACGATGCGCAACAGCACGCCCAGCTTGCCACCTATCAGGTCGCCGCTGCCGAAGGTCTCATCGCCGGACAACCCGCGGGTGAGCCCGGCGGTGGCCGATTGGTGTACGTCGCCAAACCGAACCTCGATGACGGGGCCACTCAACGCCATCAGGATCCGTTGACACCTGCCGCTCAGCAGACCTGGCGTGACACCATCCACACCGCCGCGGCCAACACGAAGGGACCGCTGTTCATCGCGCGGGTCAATGACGGATGCGGGCACTGCCCGCTACGCGCATGCTGCCCCGTGCAGGCAGATGGGCAGGCGGTGTGCCAGTCGTGA